A window of Seriola aureovittata isolate HTS-2021-v1 ecotype China chromosome 17, ASM2101889v1, whole genome shotgun sequence genomic DNA:
TTAACCTACAGCTATGTCCTGACTTACGGCTAACTATAGATTTGCTGACACAATAGTTTTAGCTAACTTTAGCCAGCTAGCTGGTGATTTACATTGTCTTGTCGTAACGTTAGCTTAAAACAGCTAATAATTCTCCAGCGTTACCGGTACAAAATATTTCTTAGAAAGACGCTTAACCCAGTAAGGGTAATTTCGAGCTACCCAGTAACGAACACAGTgttaaaatattcaacaaacCTTTTTTATAATCTTTCCTTTCGATTTCTTTATACAGAGACTGTGTACGCCGTCAGACCTGGCTAAAACGTTGCCAATGCCAACCAATCATTTCCGGGAAAGGACACGGAAGTGAAAAGGCTCGcaaatgatatgatatgatatgatatgatatgatatgatatgatatgatatgatatgatatgatatgatatgatattatatatatatatatatatatatatatactaatgatattatatgattataacaataatagcaataataataacaacaacaataataataataataataataataataataataataataataataataataatatattaacaCAAAAAATGTGACAGAGTATCTATGCACTAAAGTTaaatagtcttttttttcccacctactttatcacatttattaataaagaaaacacaacattacattaatttattcattatttttttgtaatttccaTTTTTGCATTCATGTCAGGATATCAGGATGTATATCACTTCTGTTCTGATGTActtatatcacattttaaagcagcagcagaaaaacctGACTAAAGCTGAGGGCACACCACAAAAAGGAGGCTGGTTGAAAAGCTGCAGCCTGAGGTGATGGTGGTGAAAATACCAGTGTGATGTCTATAGTACTTGTAATGCACTTTCTATTTTCCTAAACAGACTACACAACTGCAAGTCAGTCATATTTATAAAAGGTGTCTTTATTTATGAAAACGTACAAAAATAATTGAAGAGAAAATTATAAGACTTTCATCACTGATATTCGTATTTCtaccacagaaaacaacagtaatGCATCAGGGAAGAAACACTGCAACATTAGAAATGCTTGTACAGCATAAACTTAATGTAATTGTAACTCCTGACCTATCAGTGAAGTATCAATTATTAATTTGGATGATCCTCTTTCTGCCCAGCAGCGAGGATACATAACTCTTTGTATAAGACACAAACATCTAGGCCCAAATTCAGTGTTGTAAATTCAATATAAGGCATGACTACAGTCTGGAAACATACAGGCTGTGGAGTGCAACCAGCTACTTAACTGCATAACACTAACACAACTGATACAATGCTTAAATTTAGATATTTGTGAGAatataaatgaatcaaattTTCTTCAGAAAGGACTAAAGATAACAAGTAAAGATCACATTTCGATTCAGTGACACATTGTTGGCATTGTGGTACATGAGCTGTGCGTGAAGACAGAGATATTTGTAGACTAACATTTGAAGCATAGACACAGGCAgtatgaaaaatacacaaatgcacaaaattaactaaaataaaatgaaatattgccAGAATCCGACAGAACATGAAATACAGCTAATTGCTTCATagcaaataagaaaataaaatcttataGCAATTTGTGCTAAAATTTTGAAACCAATAAGCAGACATGTTCTTGCTTTACAAGATCAGTGACATGGCCTGAGCTATGGCCACATTCCTTCACCCTGTTTGTATGGTATTGAATACTGTATCATCTTCAtatcatctttctttcttcttctgttgatGTTGTCTATTGGGTGCATTTGGTGACCAATCACACACAGCCAGTCTCAAACAATTGGGCGAGTTCTTTGCAGTCAGGGTCGATGAGGTCTGCAGGCTTCTCTCCGCTTTCattctctgcctctgtgctgGCTCCCATCGACAGCAGATAACTGAGTGGAGAACGAAGTAAATTAATGTTAAACAAATGAGGAAATTCCACAACAAACATACATGAAAACCTTacttttcatttatcatttgtgTAACTGGTTTTCTCCAATAGCTGTGGCTCATTGTGTCCCTGTCTCTACTTTAGAATAAGGGGAACTGTCAAAATTCAGAGGTATTAGTACAGCTCTGTGCAGTATGGAACATTTTATGACcatcatttgaattaaattatgtcACTGtttcatgcatgttttttttcaagataCTTATCCATTTTAGACCTCTTGCCAATGTTCAAAGCCAAACTACAACTGACATACAAAGATAAATTCTGTCTAGAGAGGCTCTCGTTCTTTGCATGTTTCCAGCATCCATATGTGATCTCATTTTGAGCGTCACATTAACCTGGTCCCAAATGCCTCTAATTGTTCCGCAGTATGTTAGAATTAAATATCTATGTTTTATAGGAAACAACTTTCTTTTGCTTTTCAGAAACCAGCAGCAAATGATGAAGCAAATAATGCAAACGATGATTTAGTCTGTGTCACTAAAGGGTGAAAATGTCATATGTTACCTGGCGATTTTTGGGTAGCCATCACTGCAGGCCATGTGAAGTGGCGTCCAGCCATCCTCGTCTCTCTGATGAACATCAGCGCCATATTTCACCAGCAGTTTCACCACCTCAAGGTTTCCCGTTAGCACGGCTTCGTGTAGTGCTGCCATACCTGCATACAAGACTAAAATTAGTTCTCTGCAAGAGCACTGCAGCCATGCAGTCAGGTCACTGTTTAACATCAAATGACGTCATGGTTGGCACTATCTCTAATGTCAGATCTAATTAGTTTAGTGTTTTGAATGCCAGCAGGGAATGTTGCTGTACCATGGGTAAAATAGAAGCTGTGGGAAGTTAACTAACCTGAGTGGAAGATTGTATCCACACGAACCTTCCTCGCTCTCATGAACCGACCAATTTGCTCCAAATCTCCTCGTCTAACAATATCCTGGAAGATGATGTCATTGGGGAAGTGCACAGTTCTCTTTGCAGGTGCGACTGGTATTACAGGTGCAGGATTCTCCTGTGCTTGTGTGCGATGTGTTGAACTGTACCGTGACCCTTTGCTATATGAAGGGATGTATGTTGATGCAGCTTTGTAAGAGGACGTATAATGTGACGGAGTGTAATGTGTTGTGCTGTACTGTGTCGGGGTGTACTTTTTTGCAGAGGTATATGTGGATGTGTAGTGCGTTGGTGTGTAATGTGAAGGGGTGTAGTAGGTAGGTGTGTGGTATGTTGGTGTGTATTGTGAACTGCGTGTGTACGTTGACACTGGTACATGGTAGTTGTACTTCATCACTGCAGTTGTTCCGGCTCTGCCTCCCCCTCTGCTGTCAGCCCAGGAGGACGGAAATGAGAAGTCCAAGAGAATGCACCAATCCAGTAAAAGAGCAGTATCCTTTGCTGTGTGTCCTTTTTGTCCTCTCCTCGCTTGTCTCTTATCCTTTTAGTTTCCAGCTGGAGTAGCCCCTGCTGTTACTCACTTTGCATAATGCAAGCACTTTTCAAATCCTTTGCTTCACTTCACTATGTCCCAATCTCCTTCTTTTAGCTTGTGTTGTCCTCTTTTTCCCGCCTGCTGTGAATTTCTCCCATCTGAATTTGAAAAAGGTTTGTCGCACAGTATGTTTGCTGTTGCACACAACCGACGTCTGATAGGGCTGGTTGGAGAGGACCCCTATATACTTTCTGTCGGGCTATTTTGGGGCCTAATATCCAGTGACTTCAACTTAGAAATGAGTGGCCTTTGTCCAACTCCTCCCACTGTACAGTCACATGTTCACTGACACTGCACCCACCCCTAgatcataaaaaatgttgacaACCAAAATGTTCTCTTTGACTCTTGCTTGAGACATCTTCCCACACAAACATCTAAACAACTATGATTAATATAAGAGCCAAACATGGCCAGAAGAAGGAGACTTTGCCTCAAATTCATGTTTGTAGTAGGTTTGGAGTCAAGTCCCTATTTTGAGCCATTGCGATTTGTTATTGATGTCAGTTGACTGAGAGTCATGTTGTTCTGGTGTTATGAATGTAttgcaggaaaaataaacaacgtCCAAGAGCAACAGCACATGATTTCATTTTGGCATGTGTGTTGTTGACTTGTCTCCTTACGTCATATCTTGATGGTGCAATATAATCTTAGCTATACTGTTTCGATTTTGAGAACACGTAAAGAATGTTTCTAATTTTATGATACAGAGGAGATTTTAAGTAATGTGTCATAATTTCCCAAAGTCAGTCAAGTGCGTGTTCGGTGAGTGTTTTCGCTGCTGTCGTTCATGTTCACTCTTGTGTTCCCCATTGACCTGCAGGTTTGTCATGTGACACTTCAAGCCTGCCCTTTGTATCATAACCGGATACACTAATAAAATTCTCCCACTGAGGTTATCTGGTGAAGTGCAGTTATGACCAGCTGAGGGGGCAAAGCGAGCAAATGTAACCTCTCCCCTCAAATGCCAGTGAAAAGTCACATGGTTGCCAGAAACGCAGCTATTTACAACATTGAACTTTTGCCATGCACTGCAATACAGGCAGATAAATGATATGGCCCTAAATTGTCTGAGAAAAATGCGACATTGATATCGATGACTATATGCTTAGATGAACTTGATTTATAAATCTAATATTCAAGATGTGGAGTAACACTGATTTTGACCACTGTGTGACATGCAGTATGTGTGAATGGTGCTGTAACATCGTGGTGC
This region includes:
- the ppp1r27a gene encoding protein phosphatase 1 regulatory subunit 27, whose amino-acid sequence is MKYNYHVPVSTYTRSSQYTPTYHTPTYYTPSHYTPTHYTSTYTSAKKYTPTQYSTTHYTPSHYTSSYKAASTYIPSYSKGSRYSSTHRTQAQENPAPVIPVAPAKRTVHFPNDIIFQDIVRRGDLEQIGRFMRARKVRVDTIFHSGMAALHEAVLTGNLEVVKLLVKYGADVHQRDEDGWTPLHMACSDGYPKIASYLLSMGASTEAENESGEKPADLIDPDCKELAQLFETGCV